Part of the Marasmius oreades isolate 03SP1 chromosome 5, whole genome shotgun sequence genome is shown below.
AGTGAATTTTAAAACAGCATGAGATTGAGCTCACGACAAAAGTGGGCACCGATATGGACCAGATATTGCGAAACCATCGAGTAAAAGAGTAGCGAGGCGCTATTGTCTAACTGTTTCCTCTCCCACAAAATCGCCTGAACCGGAATCATTGTAACCATAGGACGATTCTACTGGCTGTTCATTGATTACACCCCACACGGATGCTTTGAACTAGCGAAGATGATAGTTTTTGGATGCGAACATCGACCTAGGAACAAAACGCGTACGAGTGTAAAGACCAATCCCATTTTCTTCTCCAATGATCTCAGTCGAGCTACGAGCATCTCATCGGGCTCTTCTGTAAGATTTCGCGCCTTTAAGGTTAACTACAGCGGCTTTATAGTCAGCATCTGCATTGTCCGCCTGGTTGGAGCGCCATACCTGCTTAACATTCTCGGCGAGCTTCGCGTATTCCCACAAAACAGCAGCCTCGGTTGGAGAGAGACTTGAATGATCTTCGTACGGATTGGTTTCAAATACATTGGGAAGGGATTGAGGGGTGGGGCTTGACATTTTCGTTGTTTCCTTCGGGACGGGATGGGGTTGGACTCCTTTTACTCTTTATGGAACGAGAATGGTAACGCGACCATTTATGTATCTACTGATGGGGCTACAGCGCGATTCGCTTTTGCTCTACTGTACTTTTACATCCGAGTACTCGCTGGAGAGTCATTCTTCCCCCACGATACAAAGGCCGTGTTCTTGAGATGATAATCCCCCACCATTTCGTCCATCGTTGCAGCTTCCCCGTTATACCCTACAAACTCTAGTTGAGCGCTCTCGAATGCGTTCTTCATATCACTTTCGTCGAGGCCGGGCAATTTCACAATGTTGTTGATCGGGTCACTGTAATTTGGCTGTTCACCTTCAGGCTTCTTCCAGTCCATAACGAGAAGGTACCCTCCCGGCTTGAGGTAGGTCGCCAAGGTCTTGGTGGTGACATGGATTGACGGTAGATGGTGATACACCATACAACTCTGCAGAAGTATATGTAAGCCATAAACATCAAGGAGCGACGAGACAAGCTCACAAAAATGATATCGAATCTTTTACCCGCAAACGATGACCCGTCTTCATGAAGGTCTGCCCGTACGGCGGagaactttccttcctcagcTAATCCCCATCGTTCCATGTTACGGTTATACTCGTCGACCATACCCGAGCTGATGTCGACGCCGAGGATAGATTTAGAGTGGGGAACGAGAAGGCTGGAGTTGAAACCGTTTCCACAACCAAAATCCATGACCTCAGAAGTTTCTTTGTTGAACGGGGCGGCTTGGAGAACGTGAGGAAGGAGCCTTTGCCGGATATCAGAATAACATAAAGACACACAAAAGCCTTGAACTCACTTCTTCCAGATATTCATTCCAGCGATTCCCCATGGAGTCTGGTCGATGTCCTGAGCCATGCGATCCCAATGGGTGACATTGGCGGAGTACAGTCTAGATACTTGAGATTGAGCCATTGTCTGGAAGGTAATGATTGATGATAGAGAACTGGGGCATCCCTCTGTCCTCTTTTATAGATATCATTCTGTGGGGGGGTTGAAAAGGAGAGGACGGCTGATATAAACAAACGGAACTGAGCGGAAGTAGCGGAAGTTCAAAGTGATTATTTATGCAATCAGGTTTACGTGAAGTGATACTAGAATTCCCTGCGATCGACAAGTTATTGTAGTGTCCAGAAACAATGTCAACGTAAAAATATAATTTATATCCTTAGTTGAATTTGAAAAGCCGTCCGAGGAACATTTACTTGGCAAATGGTGTCAAGGATGGCGGACACAGAAGGACTAAAGAAATACTCGCCACCACGGGATATGACAAAGTCTGATTCGAAGATTTCATTGGGTAGTAGTCGAAGAAAGCACATTGAACCGCGCACCTTTCTGAATCGTAATGATTCGTCCAGGATCTAAGGGATCCAAACCCGAAACAGGGCGATGAGTATCTGGCGTGGAGCCGATGATAGGATCGACACCCTATGATATACGAAGCTTTTTCAGGATGCCAATGGAATGCATCAGGAATTATTACTATTACGCACAGGAGGAACTGGAATAGAGACAGTTTCAGTAGGATTTCACAGAACTCTATAGAATATGTGCTTCACCTTTCTTTCCAAAGAGGAAACTTTTTGAGTCGGGTAAGTCAGCCTTGATTGTCTATCCTGATTTGAAAGACATTGCACCTACTTTGGGTTGGAAGCCCATGTCTTTTGAATGAATTGGAAGCCATTTCCGATATTGGACTGGTATGAAACGAACGCAAGACCGCGTTCGAGATCCGTCGAGTCACTACTCTTCTTTTGTTGGTTCTCCTGTTCAGTAACTACAAGGAGAATGTTTGCACTTATCGACAAGCTTGGAAAAAAGCTCGACATACCCTCTGGACCATACGGAATACCAGCGCGGATAATCTGGTTGGCGGTGTTCACGGGACTCAAGTCTGCTCGAGGACGGGTCTTCCGGATGTGGGCAGAGAATGGACAATTGGTCTGGTTAGTCTTGATATCTGCTCCTGGATGCTCAAACGTGAAGTCATTGTTCCTCTTGGGATCGGCGCCGAGTGCCTTATCGTCACGCAACGGCGCAAGGTCAATGGGTGCTCCCTAACGACACATTAGGAAGCAGTCGGGAAGACGAACAAACGCCATGTAACTTACACTCTTCCATCTTCCCATCATTCTAGCACCGAAGAGGTCAGTGTTTTCCTGGACGGTGAGTCCA
Proteins encoded:
- a CDS encoding uncharacterized protein (BUSCO:EOG09265RGI), with the protein product MSSPTPQSLPNVFETNPYEDHSSLSPTEAAVLWEYAKLAENVKQLTLKARNLTEEPDEMLVARLRSLEKKMGLVFTLFKASVWGVINEQPVESSYGYNDSGSGDFVGEETVRQ